Proteins encoded in a region of the Clostridium butyricum genome:
- a CDS encoding cytidine deaminase produces MDYKNLVKTALDYRERAYAPYSNFKVGAAVLFESGNVYGGCNIENASFGATNCAERTAIFTGVASGETKIKVIAIAGSAEEYTYPCGICRQVLCEFADGDAAVILVKNEDDYIVKTMEEVMPGAFRKENIR; encoded by the coding sequence AAAATCTTGTTAAAACAGCCTTAGATTATAGAGAGAGAGCTTATGCACCTTATTCTAACTTTAAAGTTGGCGCAGCTGTATTATTTGAAAGTGGCAATGTTTACGGTGGATGTAATATTGAAAATGCTTCTTTTGGTGCAACAAATTGTGCAGAAAGAACAGCAATATTTACTGGAGTTGCTAGTGGCGAAACTAAAATAAAGGTAATAGCTATAGCTGGAAGTGCAGAAGAGTATACTTATCCATGTGGGATTTGTCGCCAGGTTTTATGTGAATTTGCAGATGGAGATGCAGCTGTAATTTTAGTTAAAAATGAAGACGATTATATAGTAAAGACTATGGAAGAAGTTATGCCAGGAGCTTTTAGAAAAGAAAATATTAGATAG
- the deoD gene encoding purine-nucleoside phosphorylase, protein MSIHINAKQGEIAESVLLPGDPLRAKFIAETFLEDVVCYNEVRGMYGFTGTYKGKRISVQGTGMGIPSISIYANELINEYGVKNLIRVGTCGGYHEDVKVRDLVIAMSACTDSNLNLTRFQGRTYAPTANFELLKKAYDTAVEKGIDPKVGTIYSSDIFYGDDNEDWKKWAAFGCLGVEMEAAGLYTVAAKYGVKALAIMTVSDHFITGEITSSEERQKTFTNMMEVALDTIVGLGK, encoded by the coding sequence ATGAGTATTCATATAAATGCAAAACAAGGAGAAATAGCAGAAAGCGTATTATTACCAGGAGATCCACTTAGAGCTAAATTTATAGCGGAAACATTTTTAGAAGATGTAGTATGCTATAACGAAGTAAGAGGAATGTATGGATTTACAGGAACATATAAAGGAAAAAGAATATCAGTACAAGGAACAGGAATGGGGATTCCTTCAATTTCAATTTATGCAAATGAATTAATAAATGAATATGGAGTTAAGAATCTTATAAGAGTTGGAACATGTGGAGGATACCATGAAGATGTTAAAGTAAGAGATTTAGTAATAGCAATGTCAGCATGCACAGATTCAAATCTTAACTTAACAAGATTCCAAGGAAGAACATATGCACCAACAGCTAATTTTGAATTACTAAAAAAGGCATATGATACAGCCGTTGAAAAAGGAATAGATCCTAAGGTAGGAACTATTTATAGTTCAGATATATTTTATGGAGATGACAATGAAGATTGGAAGAAATGGGCAGCTTTTGGATGTCTAGGTGTTGAAATGGAAGCAGCAGGACTTTATACTGTAGCAGCTAAGTATGGAGTTAAAGCGTTAGCAATCATGACAGTAAGTGATCACTTTATAACAGGTGAAATTACAAGTTCGGAAGAAAGACAAAAGACTTTTACAAACATGATGGAAGTTGCCTTAGACACAATAGTTGGATTAGGTAAGTAA
- a CDS encoding arsenate reductase family protein: protein MNIQIFGRKKCFDTKKAERFFKERKIKYQLIDINEKPMSNGEMNNVLRCVDINILINTKSKDYIKLNFNNIRSKEVKTELLLKNQNVMNTPVVRNGNKATVGVDEDIWKTWIDENK, encoded by the coding sequence ATGAACATACAAATCTTTGGCCGAAAAAAATGTTTTGATACTAAAAAAGCAGAAAGATTTTTTAAAGAAAGAAAAATAAAATATCAGCTTATTGATATTAATGAAAAACCTATGAGTAATGGTGAAATGAACAATGTGCTCAGATGTGTAGATATAAATATATTAATAAACACAAAATCAAAGGATTATATTAAGCTAAATTTTAATAATATAAGAAGCAAGGAAGTTAAAACTGAATTATTACTGAAAAATCAAAATGTTATGAATACTCCAGTGGTGAGAAATGGTAATAAAGCTACAGTTGGTGTAGATGAAGATATATGGAAAACATGGATAGATGAAAATAAATAA
- a CDS encoding DUF368 domain-containing protein, with protein MYIINFIRGFCMALADSVPGVSGGTIAFLLGFYDKFIGSLDAIVAGKKAEKIDGIKFLIKIGIGWIAGFVISMLFLGSIFEAQIYNISSLFLGFIIFAIPIIIKEEKESLIDKYKNVVFLIGGIIIVSAITYFNPATKGGMDISIDRLSIGLGVYVFVVGMIAISAMVLPGISGSTLLLIFGLYVPIVSAVKEVITFNFEYLPIVMIFGFGVLGGIFATIRIVKYVLNNYRSQTIYMILGLMIGSLYAVVMGPASLEIPKPPMTFSTFSIMFFIIGGILILGLQQMKNIFDKNKKI; from the coding sequence ATGTATATTATTAATTTTATAAGAGGATTTTGTATGGCACTTGCAGATAGTGTGCCGGGAGTTTCAGGAGGAACCATAGCATTTTTATTAGGTTTTTATGATAAGTTCATAGGTTCTCTTGATGCTATTGTAGCTGGGAAAAAAGCAGAAAAAATAGATGGAATTAAGTTTTTGATAAAAATAGGAATAGGATGGATAGCAGGCTTTGTTATATCTATGTTATTTCTAGGATCAATTTTTGAAGCACAGATATATAATATAAGTTCATTATTTTTAGGGTTTATAATTTTTGCTATTCCAATAATAATTAAAGAAGAAAAAGAAAGTTTAATTGATAAATATAAGAATGTAGTTTTTTTAATTGGAGGAATAATTATAGTATCTGCTATAACATATTTTAATCCTGCAACTAAAGGTGGAATGGATATATCAATAGATAGATTATCAATAGGATTAGGAGTATATGTTTTTGTAGTTGGAATGATAGCAATTTCAGCAATGGTACTTCCAGGAATATCAGGTTCAACATTATTGCTTATATTTGGTCTTTATGTTCCAATTGTATCAGCAGTAAAAGAAGTTATTACTTTTAATTTTGAATATTTACCTATAGTAATGATATTTGGATTTGGAGTACTTGGAGGAATATTTGCAACTATAAGGATTGTTAAATATGTATTGAATAACTATAGATCTCAGACTATCTATATGATATTAGGTCTTATGATTGGATCGTTGTATGCTGTTGTTATGGGACCAGCTTCATTAGAAATTCCAAAACCTCCAATGACTTTTAGTACTTTTAGTATTATGTTTTTCATTATAGGTGGTATTTTAATATTAGGTTTACAACAAATGAAAAACATTTTTGACAAAAATAAAAAAATATAG
- a CDS encoding HD-GYP domain-containing protein: MGKKIISIAFSELKKGMVIAKDVEQNGKVLLKKNMEITEKMIIDIQRLLFIGTVQVYDSESVQNESTFEEKKLEEFNKIEEEFKVISSKLQRTFRSIQNEDSECMKEIRIFSNKIQEELKPSSVVIKNIVLHGSGSDCIYRHGVNVAALSALIGKWLGYDGAQLNLLVYSAILHDFGKTKVKREILYKQTALTTSEYNVVKNHPVLGYNFVKQIPFLDKCVSYGVLMHHEREDGSGYPLGLKGDAIHSFGKIIAIADVFDAINSNRGYKRKKAPFEALQIVKNESLGKLNYEYVKVFLEHIVNYYLGEEVLLNNGERCKIIQMNINNLEKPLVLKNGEFIDLDKQKEYYIKEMLL, translated from the coding sequence ATGGGGAAAAAAATAATATCGATTGCTTTTTCAGAATTAAAAAAAGGTATGGTTATAGCTAAGGATGTTGAACAAAACGGAAAAGTGTTGTTAAAAAAGAACATGGAAATTACAGAGAAGATGATAATTGATATACAACGATTACTCTTTATAGGAACTGTTCAAGTTTATGATTCAGAAAGTGTGCAAAATGAAAGTACATTTGAAGAAAAGAAACTAGAAGAATTCAATAAAATAGAGGAAGAATTTAAAGTTATTTCTTCAAAGTTACAAAGAACATTTAGAAGCATACAAAATGAAGATAGTGAATGCATGAAAGAAATTAGGATATTTTCCAATAAAATTCAAGAAGAATTAAAGCCAAGTAGTGTTGTAATTAAAAATATTGTTCTACATGGCAGTGGCAGTGATTGTATTTATAGGCATGGTGTTAATGTTGCAGCTTTAAGTGCATTAATTGGAAAGTGGCTTGGATATGATGGAGCACAGCTTAATCTTCTTGTATATTCAGCAATACTTCATGATTTTGGAAAGACAAAAGTGAAGAGAGAAATACTGTATAAACAAACAGCTTTAACTACAAGTGAATATAATGTAGTAAAAAATCATCCGGTACTAGGATATAACTTTGTAAAACAAATTCCGTTTTTAGATAAATGTGTTAGTTATGGAGTTCTTATGCATCATGAAAGAGAAGATGGCTCTGGATATCCATTGGGATTAAAGGGGGATGCTATACATTCTTTTGGTAAAATTATTGCCATAGCAGATGTATTTGATGCTATTAATTCTAATAGAGGCTATAAAAGAAAAAAGGCTCCTTTTGAAGCATTGCAAATAGTTAAAAATGAATCATTAGGAAAACTTAATTATGAATATGTAAAAGTCTTTTTAGAACACATAGTAAATTATTATTTAGGAGAAGAGGTACTTCTGAATAATGGTGAGAGATGTAAGATAATACAAATGAATATTAATAATTTAGAGAAGCCTTTAGTGCTTAAGAATGGAGAATTTATAGATTTGGACAAGCAAAAGGAATATTATATTAAAGAAATGCTGTTATAA
- a CDS encoding HD-GYP domain-containing protein yields the protein MKKGSLLNVSELKQGMIISKDIIENGTLLVKKGTIITDELISLLKKSYFLEKIEIDVSDVDISENSKELELKNVEESFKQVAHELQEMFSKMNKIRKTDLDELREFAVRIQNQLNYTEVVVCNVVFKGSGNDNIYRHGVNVAVLSALIGRWIGLEKSKINLLIYSALLHDFGITKLDQKYQRKPDIIMAENYKEVKEHAKIAYKCVDLIPYLDKSVSYGVLMHHEREDGTGFPLGIKGEKIHYFAKIIAIADELDVLNSYNEENKPKGPFEILEILKEKSLSKLDYEYTTILLQHISNYYMGENVLLNTGEIAKIIQVDLNNLSKPLLLKDGEFLDLRSNKEIYIKELL from the coding sequence ATGAAAAAAGGTTCGTTATTAAATGTAAGTGAATTAAAACAGGGTATGATTATATCTAAGGATATTATAGAAAATGGGACTCTTTTAGTTAAGAAAGGTACTATAATAACTGATGAATTAATATCACTATTAAAAAAGTCATATTTTTTAGAGAAAATAGAAATAGATGTATCTGATGTTGATATATCAGAAAATAGCAAAGAATTAGAGCTTAAGAATGTAGAAGAAAGCTTTAAACAAGTTGCTCATGAATTACAGGAGATGTTTTCTAAAATGAATAAAATAAGAAAAACAGATCTTGATGAATTACGTGAATTTGCTGTAAGGATACAAAATCAACTTAATTATACAGAGGTTGTAGTGTGTAATGTTGTTTTTAAGGGTAGTGGAAATGATAATATATATAGACATGGAGTAAATGTTGCTGTTCTAAGCGCTCTTATTGGAAGATGGATAGGCCTTGAAAAATCTAAAATAAATCTTCTTATTTATTCAGCACTTCTTCATGATTTTGGAATTACTAAGCTTGATCAAAAGTATCAAAGAAAACCAGATATTATCATGGCAGAAAACTATAAAGAAGTAAAAGAACATGCAAAGATAGCATATAAATGTGTAGATCTTATTCCATATTTAGATAAGTCAGTTAGCTATGGAGTTCTTATGCATCACGAAAGAGAAGATGGCACTGGATTTCCACTTGGAATAAAGGGAGAAAAAATTCATTACTTTGCAAAAATAATAGCAATAGCAGATGAACTAGATGTACTTAATTCCTATAATGAAGAAAATAAACCTAAGGGACCTTTTGAAATTCTTGAAATCTTAAAAGAAAAAAGTTTAAGTAAGCTTGATTATGAATATACAACAATACTATTACAGCACATTTCCAATTATTACATGGGCGAAAATGTTCTTTTAAATACTGGGGAAATAGCTAAAATAATTCAAGTTGATTTAAATAACTTATCCAAGCCATTACTTTTAAAAGATGGAGAATTTTTAGATTTAAGAAGTAACAAAGAAATTTATATAAAAGAATTATTATAA
- a CDS encoding alpha/beta fold hydrolase — MKYSDLKKSYITKSDCEFCGIKNYISAANYSEDMINKVEPVLNSLKKSGYIIGTNNLELYYEKFIVDNPKGNIVISHGIGEYTEKYNELIYYFINASYSVFIIEHRGNGRSGRLGKDIGQISIEKFDNYIEDFKQFIEEKVITNSYNKKIILFAHSMGGGIGTVFLEKYPQYFNGAILSSPMHQINTGNTPAFIADMLSRIWVYFGKGNEYMPGQKSYNGQRRFPSRSTNCEERYNYQYDKILKNKSFQTGGASAKWYFEASKATRYIRNKKNISKVKIPVILLQAECDTHVIADAHYKFAKYAENCEVIIVTNGKHETYFEVDEITIQVIYKIMNFIESI, encoded by the coding sequence ATGAAATATTCAGACTTAAAAAAGAGTTATATTACAAAATCAGATTGTGAATTCTGTGGAATAAAAAATTATATATCAGCAGCTAATTATAGCGAAGATATGATAAATAAAGTTGAACCTGTATTAAATAGTTTAAAAAAAAGTGGCTATATTATAGGAACAAACAATTTAGAATTATATTATGAAAAATTTATAGTAGATAATCCAAAAGGAAATATAGTTATTTCCCATGGAATTGGTGAATATACTGAAAAATATAATGAATTGATTTATTATTTTATTAATGCTAGTTATTCTGTTTTTATAATAGAACATAGGGGAAATGGCCGTTCAGGAAGATTAGGAAAAGATATTGGACAAATCAGTATAGAAAAATTTGATAACTATATTGAAGACTTTAAGCAATTTATAGAAGAAAAGGTGATAACTAATAGTTATAATAAAAAGATAATTTTATTTGCTCATTCTATGGGTGGAGGAATAGGGACTGTATTTTTAGAAAAATATCCACAATATTTTAATGGTGCAATTTTGAGTTCACCAATGCATCAAATAAATACAGGCAATACTCCAGCTTTTATTGCAGATATGCTTTCAAGAATATGGGTTTATTTTGGAAAAGGAAATGAATATATGCCAGGACAGAAATCATATAATGGACAGCGTAGATTTCCAAGTAGATCAACAAATTGTGAAGAACGATACAATTATCAATATGATAAAATATTAAAAAATAAGTCATTTCAGACAGGAGGAGCTTCAGCAAAGTGGTATTTTGAAGCTTCTAAGGCTACTAGATATATTAGAAATAAAAAAAATATATCAAAGGTTAAAATACCTGTAATATTGTTACAGGCAGAGTGTGATACTCACGTTATTGCTGATGCTCATTATAAATTTGCAAAGTATGCAGAGAATTGTGAGGTTATTATTGTTACCAATGGAAAGCATGAAACTTATTTTGAAGTTGATGAGATAACGATTCAAGTTATATATAAAATAATGAATTTTATTGAATCAATATAA
- a CDS encoding arsenate reductase family protein, whose protein sequence is MLFIEYPKCSTCRKALKYLKDNNKEVIVRNIVEATPTKEELIAWIDKSGLEPKKFFNTCGKVYKELGLKDKVSLMSKEEIAEMLSKDGMLIKRPILVSNDVVLVGFKEESYSKVK, encoded by the coding sequence ATGTTATTTATAGAGTATCCAAAATGTTCAACATGTAGAAAGGCACTTAAATATCTTAAAGATAATAATAAAGAAGTAATAGTAAGAAATATTGTTGAAGCTACTCCTACTAAAGAAGAATTAATAGCTTGGATAGATAAAAGCGGGCTAGAACCAAAAAAATTTTTTAATACATGTGGAAAAGTTTATAAAGAATTAGGATTAAAAGATAAAGTAAGTTTAATGTCTAAAGAAGAAATTGCAGAAATGCTTTCAAAGGATGGAATGTTAATTAAGCGTCCAATATTAGTAAGTAATGATGTTGTTTTAGTTGGTTTTAAGGAAGAATCATATAGTAAGGTTAAATAA